From Halobacterium sp. R2-5, the proteins below share one genomic window:
- the thrC gene encoding threonine synthase produces MTDLSLGGPTPDVADDGVWLACVECGATLAPFDDVVYECPDCGGLLEARYAEYPTFDDFSGAGVWRYAAGLPFEEGVTIREGNTPLYDVPEIEAEAGVADLRVKHEGANPTGSFKDRGMTVGVKVADRLGVDRLACASTGNTSAALAAYGARANTPVLVLLPAGKVAAGKVAQAALHGARICEVDGNFDDCLDVVAELADRGEAYLLNSLNPFRLEGQKTIGLEILEQSRDAHGHLPDRIVLPVGNAGNTAALYKCFRELVAAGELDESEMPKLTGVQAEGAAPMVEAVEQGRDYVERWDDVETRATAIRIGNPVNAPKALPGIYDTDGTAVAVSDEKITEAQRMLAEDGVGVEPASAASVAGLLKLREAGEIDADERVVCLTTGHLLKDPEAAAAAGGDPTPVPADADGVLDAL; encoded by the coding sequence ATGACTGACCTCTCACTTGGCGGCCCGACGCCGGACGTCGCCGACGACGGCGTCTGGCTGGCGTGCGTCGAGTGCGGCGCGACCCTCGCGCCGTTCGACGACGTGGTGTACGAGTGCCCCGACTGCGGCGGCCTGCTGGAAGCCCGCTACGCCGAGTACCCGACGTTCGACGACTTCTCCGGGGCCGGCGTCTGGCGGTACGCCGCCGGCCTGCCGTTCGAGGAGGGCGTCACGATTCGAGAAGGGAACACACCGCTGTACGACGTGCCCGAAATCGAGGCCGAAGCGGGGGTCGCGGACCTCCGCGTGAAACACGAGGGCGCGAACCCGACGGGCAGCTTCAAGGACCGCGGGATGACCGTCGGCGTCAAAGTCGCCGACCGGCTCGGCGTCGACCGGCTGGCGTGCGCCTCGACGGGGAACACGTCCGCGGCGCTGGCGGCGTACGGCGCTCGCGCGAACACGCCCGTGCTCGTGCTCCTCCCGGCCGGGAAGGTCGCCGCCGGGAAGGTCGCACAGGCGGCGCTGCACGGCGCGCGCATCTGCGAGGTGGACGGCAACTTCGACGACTGCCTCGACGTCGTCGCGGAGCTCGCGGACCGCGGGGAGGCGTACCTCCTGAACAGCCTGAACCCGTTCCGCCTGGAGGGCCAGAAGACCATCGGCCTCGAAATCTTAGAGCAGTCCCGGGACGCCCACGGCCACCTCCCGGACCGCATCGTGCTCCCGGTCGGGAACGCGGGGAACACGGCGGCGCTGTACAAGTGCTTCCGCGAGCTCGTCGCGGCGGGCGAGCTCGACGAGTCCGAGATGCCGAAGCTCACGGGCGTGCAGGCCGAGGGCGCCGCGCCGATGGTCGAGGCCGTCGAGCAGGGCCGGGACTACGTCGAGCGCTGGGACGACGTCGAGACCCGGGCGACCGCCATCCGTATCGGGAACCCCGTGAACGCGCCGAAGGCGCTGCCCGGCATCTACGACACGGACGGGACGGCGGTCGCCGTCTCCGACGAGAAGATCACCGAGGCCCAGCGGATGCTCGCGGAGGACGGCGTCGGCGTCGAGCCGGCGTCCGCGGCGAGCGTCGCGGGCCTCCTGAAGCTCCGCGAGGCGGGCGAAATCGACGCCGACGAGCGCGTCGTCTGCCTCACCACCGGCCACCTCCTGAAGGACCCCGAGGCGGCCGCTGCGGCCGGCGGCGATCCGACGCCCGTGCCCGCGGACGCCGACGGCGTACTGGACGCGCTGTAA
- the serA gene encoding phosphoglycerate dehydrogenase — protein sequence MKVLVTDPIADAGLDRLRDAGHDVETAYDVEGDALLDAVSDAHGLIVRSGTEVTEEVFDAAPELVIVGRAGIGVDNIDIDAATDHGVIVANAPEGNVRAAAEHSVAMSFAAARSIPQAHARLKDGEWAKGDYLGTELNGKTLGVVGLGRVGQEVAKRLGGLGMDLVAYDPYIGEERAEQLGADLVEFEECIERADFVTVHVPLTDETEGLLGEEEFAQLEGGYVVNVARGGVVDEDALVEAVEDDVLAGAALDVFAEEPLPEDSPLLDVEDITVTPHLGASTQAAQEHVATSTADQVVAAFDDEPVLNALNAPSVDESAFGRIEPYIGLAETAGKVAAQLFDGRIERVEVSYEGDIAEEDLDLVTASAQKGVFEPLEWQVNAVNAPRVAEERGIDVTESKSRQSEDFQSLVSVTVGGRDDELTVSGTLFAGDDPRLVKIDGYRVDAVPHGHMLAARNEDEPGVIGFIGTVLGDADVNIAGMFNARETIGGEALTVYNLDSTVSKDVVEELLSDDRIIDVQAIELNGD from the coding sequence ATGAAGGTACTCGTCACGGACCCCATCGCGGACGCCGGCCTCGACCGGCTCCGCGACGCGGGCCACGACGTCGAGACCGCCTACGACGTGGAGGGCGACGCGCTCCTCGACGCCGTCAGCGACGCCCACGGCCTCATCGTCCGTTCCGGCACGGAAGTCACCGAGGAAGTGTTCGACGCCGCGCCCGAGCTCGTCATCGTCGGGCGCGCGGGCATCGGCGTCGACAACATCGACATCGACGCCGCCACCGACCACGGCGTCATCGTCGCGAACGCCCCCGAGGGGAACGTCCGCGCGGCCGCCGAGCACAGCGTCGCGATGTCGTTCGCCGCCGCGCGCTCCATCCCGCAGGCCCACGCCCGCCTCAAGGACGGCGAGTGGGCGAAAGGCGACTACCTCGGCACCGAACTCAACGGGAAGACCCTCGGCGTCGTCGGCCTCGGCCGCGTCGGCCAGGAGGTCGCCAAGCGCCTCGGCGGCCTCGGCATGGACCTCGTCGCCTACGACCCCTACATCGGCGAGGAGCGCGCCGAACAGCTCGGCGCCGACCTCGTGGAGTTCGAGGAGTGCATCGAGCGCGCGGACTTCGTCACCGTCCACGTCCCGCTCACCGACGAGACCGAGGGGCTGCTCGGCGAGGAGGAGTTCGCGCAGCTCGAGGGCGGCTACGTCGTGAACGTCGCGCGCGGCGGCGTCGTCGACGAGGACGCACTCGTCGAAGCCGTCGAAGACGACGTGCTCGCGGGCGCCGCCCTCGACGTGTTCGCGGAGGAGCCGCTGCCCGAGGACTCGCCGCTGCTGGACGTCGAGGACATCACGGTCACGCCGCACCTCGGCGCGTCCACGCAGGCCGCCCAGGAGCACGTCGCCACGTCCACCGCCGACCAGGTCGTCGCGGCGTTCGACGACGAGCCCGTGCTGAACGCGCTGAACGCGCCGAGCGTCGACGAGAGCGCGTTCGGCCGCATCGAGCCGTACATCGGGCTCGCCGAGACCGCGGGGAAGGTCGCCGCGCAGCTGTTCGACGGTCGCATCGAGCGCGTCGAAGTCAGCTACGAGGGCGACATCGCCGAGGAGGACCTCGACCTCGTCACGGCGAGCGCCCAGAAGGGCGTCTTCGAGCCCCTGGAGTGGCAGGTCAACGCCGTCAACGCCCCCCGGGTCGCCGAGGAGCGCGGCATCGACGTCACGGAGTCCAAATCCCGCCAGAGCGAGGACTTCCAGAGCCTCGTCTCCGTCACCGTCGGCGGGCGCGACGACGAGCTCACCGTCTCCGGGACGCTGTTCGCGGGCGACGACCCGCGGCTCGTGAAGATCGACGGCTACCGCGTCGACGCCGTCCCGCACGGCCACATGCTCGCCGCGCGCAACGAGGACGAACCCGGCGTCATCGGCTTCATCGGCACCGTGCTCGGGGACGCCGACGTCAACATCGCGGGGATGTTCAACGCCCGCGAGACCATCGGCGGCGAGGCGCTCACCGTCTACAACCTCGACTCCACCGTCTCCAAGGACGTCGTCGAGGAGCTGCTCTCCGACGACCGCATCATCGACGTCCAGGCTATCGAGCTCAACGGCGACTAG
- a CDS encoding O-acetylhomoserine aminocarboxypropyltransferase/cysteine synthase family protein, producing the protein MADGDDYGFDTNSVHAGQEVGETGARAPPIYQTTSYVFEDSDDAAAQFALEKPGYIYSRLMNPTVETLQERLAALEGGVGAVATASGMASLDLATFVLASAGDNVVASSDLYGGTYTYLTHSVERRGISTKFVDALDYDAYEEAIDEDTAYVLVETIGNPSLTTPDFERLGEITDEAGVPLIVDNTFATPYLCNPIEHGADIVWHSTTKWIHGAGTTVGGALVDGGNFDWAEHAEKYPEIGQDNPAYHGVNFSEAFGDAAFTYAAIARGLRDLGNQQSPFDAWQTLEKLESLPLRMEKHCENAQKVAEYLVDHEDVAWVTYPGLDDHPTHDNATEYLDGGYGGMITFGLEGGYEAAKETTENTDLASLLANVGDAKTLVIHPASTTHQQLTDEEKEAAGVRDDLVRLSVGIEDPADVVADLEAAIEEASN; encoded by the coding sequence ATGGCAGACGGAGACGACTACGGTTTCGACACGAACAGCGTCCACGCGGGACAGGAAGTCGGCGAGACGGGGGCGCGCGCCCCGCCCATCTACCAGACCACGTCGTACGTCTTCGAGGACAGCGACGACGCCGCCGCGCAGTTCGCCCTGGAGAAGCCGGGCTACATCTACTCGCGGCTGATGAACCCCACGGTGGAGACGCTCCAGGAGCGCCTCGCCGCGCTCGAAGGCGGTGTCGGCGCGGTCGCGACGGCCTCCGGGATGGCGAGCCTCGACCTCGCGACGTTCGTGCTCGCGAGCGCCGGCGACAACGTCGTCGCGTCCAGCGACCTCTACGGCGGCACGTACACGTACCTCACGCACAGCGTCGAGCGCCGCGGCATCTCCACGAAGTTCGTCGACGCGCTCGACTACGACGCCTACGAGGAGGCCATCGACGAGGACACCGCGTACGTACTCGTCGAGACCATCGGCAACCCCAGCCTCACGACGCCGGACTTCGAGCGCCTCGGCGAAATCACGGACGAGGCGGGCGTCCCGCTCATCGTCGACAACACGTTCGCGACGCCGTACCTCTGCAACCCCATCGAGCACGGCGCGGACATCGTCTGGCACTCCACCACGAAGTGGATTCACGGCGCCGGCACCACGGTCGGCGGCGCGCTCGTCGACGGCGGGAACTTCGACTGGGCCGAACACGCGGAGAAGTACCCCGAGATCGGTCAGGACAACCCCGCGTACCACGGCGTGAACTTCTCGGAGGCGTTCGGCGACGCGGCGTTCACGTACGCCGCCATCGCGCGCGGCCTGCGCGACCTCGGGAACCAGCAGTCGCCGTTCGACGCGTGGCAGACCCTCGAGAAGCTGGAGTCGCTGCCGCTGCGCATGGAGAAACACTGCGAGAACGCCCAGAAGGTCGCCGAGTACCTCGTCGACCACGAGGACGTCGCGTGGGTCACGTATCCGGGTCTGGACGACCACCCGACCCACGACAACGCGACTGAGTACCTCGACGGCGGCTACGGCGGCATGATCACGTTCGGCCTCGAGGGCGGCTACGAGGCCGCCAAAGAGACCACCGAGAACACCGACCTCGCGAGCCTGCTGGCGAACGTCGGGGACGCGAAGACGCTCGTCATCCACCCCGCGAGCACCACCCACCAGCAGCTCACCGACGAGGAGAAAGAGGCCGCGGGCGTCCGCGACGACCTCGTGCGGCTGAGCGTCGGCATCGAGGACCCCGCGGACGTGGTCGCGGACCTCGAAGCCGCGATCGAGGAAGCGTCGAACTAG
- the argF gene encoding ornithine carbamoyltransferase, with amino-acid sequence MHFLTIDDLTTEQLAGVVDDAAALKRAQADGMPHEALPGRSLAMLFEKPSTRTRVSFEVGMTQLGGHGVFLGDDDIQLGRGEPVADTARALGRYVDAVMARVFDHGDLEEIAAHADTPVVNGLTDDAHPCQALADLLTLREVVGDSGTVAWVGDGNNVAASFTVGAAMMGYDVNVATPAGYALDDSVIARTEEHGDVTVTTDPEAAVEDAEVVYTDVWVSMGQEDEREQRLDAFEGFQVDEGLLGDAAFMHCLPANRGEEVTADVIDGEQSVVWQQAENRLHAQKALLVELVD; translated from the coding sequence ATGCACTTCCTGACAATCGACGACCTCACGACGGAGCAGTTGGCCGGCGTCGTTGACGACGCGGCCGCGTTGAAGCGCGCGCAAGCCGACGGCATGCCCCACGAGGCCCTCCCCGGGCGCTCGCTGGCGATGCTGTTCGAGAAGCCCTCGACGCGAACCCGGGTGAGCTTCGAGGTGGGGATGACCCAGCTCGGCGGCCACGGGGTCTTCCTCGGTGACGACGACATCCAGCTCGGCCGCGGGGAGCCCGTCGCGGACACCGCTCGCGCGCTCGGCCGGTACGTCGACGCGGTGATGGCGCGGGTCTTCGACCACGGCGACCTCGAAGAGATCGCCGCGCACGCCGACACTCCGGTCGTGAACGGCCTCACTGACGACGCCCACCCGTGTCAGGCGCTCGCGGACCTCCTGACGCTCCGCGAGGTCGTCGGGGACTCGGGGACGGTGGCGTGGGTCGGCGACGGCAACAACGTCGCGGCGTCGTTCACGGTCGGCGCCGCGATGATGGGCTACGACGTCAACGTCGCCACGCCCGCCGGGTACGCGCTCGACGACTCCGTGATCGCGCGCACCGAGGAGCACGGCGACGTGACCGTAACCACGGACCCGGAGGCCGCCGTCGAGGACGCCGAGGTCGTCTACACGGACGTCTGGGTGAGCATGGGTCAGGAGGACGAGCGCGAGCAGCGCCTCGACGCCTTCGAGGGGTTCCAGGTGGACGAGGGCCTGCTCGGGGACGCCGCCTTCATGCACTGCCTGCCCGCGAACCGCGGCGAGGAGGTCACGGCGGACGTCATCGACGGCGAGCAGTCCGTGGTCTGGCAGCAGGCCGAGAACCGCCTGCACGCCCAGAAGGCGCTGCTCGTCGAGCTCGTGGACTGA
- a CDS encoding acyl-CoA thioesterase, translating into MPSVSDTYIENRVRVQPDDTNNYGSAHGGNVVKWMDEVGAMSAMRLAGTTCVTARISGLDFERPIPQGDICVIDSYAYAAGTSSVRVRLRAYREDPRSSDVEQTTSSHFVFVAVDEEMQPTTVPDLDVETERDQRLRQEALASEGGD; encoded by the coding sequence GTGCCCAGCGTCTCCGACACGTACATCGAGAACCGCGTGCGCGTCCAGCCCGACGACACGAACAACTACGGGTCCGCCCACGGCGGCAACGTCGTGAAGTGGATGGACGAGGTCGGCGCGATGTCAGCGATGCGGCTCGCGGGGACGACCTGTGTCACCGCGCGCATCAGCGGCCTCGACTTCGAACGCCCGATTCCGCAGGGCGACATCTGCGTCATCGACTCGTACGCGTACGCCGCCGGCACGAGCAGCGTGCGCGTCCGGCTGCGCGCGTACCGCGAGGACCCGCGGAGCAGCGACGTCGAGCAGACGACGAGCTCGCACTTCGTGTTCGTCGCCGTCGACGAGGAGATGCAGCCCACGACGGTCCCCGACCTCGACGTCGAGACCGAGCGCGACCAGCGGCTCAGGCAGGAGGCGCTCGCCAGCGAGGGCGGCGACTGA
- the serB gene encoding phosphoserine phosphatase SerB, translating to MTLVAFDFDGTLADSEMMDRLAARHGVGDEVADITERAMRGELSYAESLRERASLVTGLASEDAADVYDGVRLRDGAGDLLRKLADDGVRVVVLTGGFGRGVEAALDAADVTVDRVVSNRLPEADGELTGDVDGPLIEGTKDDALVDVCKDYGVDVGESIAVGDGANDAPMLAEAGLGVGFQPKPGVEEHCDTVVESMSELEALLRERSVLE from the coding sequence ATGACGCTCGTCGCGTTCGACTTCGACGGCACGCTCGCGGACTCGGAGATGATGGACCGCCTCGCCGCCCGGCACGGCGTCGGCGACGAGGTCGCGGACATCACCGAGCGCGCGATGCGCGGTGAACTGTCCTACGCCGAGAGCCTCCGGGAGCGCGCCAGTCTCGTCACCGGGCTCGCGTCCGAAGACGCCGCAGACGTCTACGACGGCGTCCGCCTGCGCGACGGCGCGGGCGACCTCCTGCGGAAGCTCGCGGACGACGGCGTGCGCGTCGTCGTGCTCACGGGCGGGTTCGGGCGCGGCGTCGAGGCAGCCCTCGACGCCGCGGACGTGACCGTCGACCGCGTCGTCTCGAACCGCCTGCCGGAGGCCGACGGCGAGCTCACGGGCGACGTGGACGGCCCGCTCATCGAGGGGACGAAAGACGACGCGCTCGTCGACGTCTGCAAGGACTACGGCGTCGACGTCGGCGAGTCGATCGCGGTCGGAGACGGGGCCAACGACGCGCCGATGCTCGCCGAGGCCGGTCTCGGCGTCGGCTTCCAGCCCAAGCCCGGCGTCGAGGAGCACTGCGACACGGTCGTGGAGTCGATGAGCGAACTGGAGGCGCTGCTGCGCGAGCGCTCGGTCCTCGAATAA